Proteins encoded together in one Triticum dicoccoides isolate Atlit2015 ecotype Zavitan chromosome 7B, WEW_v2.0, whole genome shotgun sequence window:
- the LOC119337214 gene encoding uncharacterized protein LOC119337214, with the protein MRAPSLLPAAPALAPPAVAAPCSDLTFASWFMPLPPPPVGGPGGASAFARPTLQGSPRHFAPPDPDSTLAGHGGSGAAASEEFVPDSQPGASAPGLALAGSGHGAAAASSPRIEVRAGAGINCGVAGQLASSFLSASGVPSMTGAGREAEVTGGWHIVTSRNGPRRPALAAPAFKPVPIPRWLQGRCCRCLHRGHRAESCRDPIRCSRCLQNGHKSRGCKNNWKPLSSLDSLHVPPPPLPRPSASLANRVAPPRLGRGWETSAQRPLLQSNATAAVMQRMGDTPLRPEEDFVVVPATPEMQAEAAILASNCAMAWLEGARQDIPCHQVAAELATALGTRPADVEVVKHYPEQFLVRFMHQHHCADAVSRGDLRGNGHRIFVREWRLKAHADNEDQLHHVRLCLEGVPLHGWNHYMATFLIGRGCSLDYIEPRSLRKEDTRDMALWAWTSNPSAIPKVKWLTLPARGHRRSGRRGLRHRVLIHLDLHEDHSKAGDDDDNPPPPDVHEFTWYRKKVDGTYTPRERGPTQGCAEHRGGRREDEGDRDGRRGRDDGRAREGWGARVRRSLSRNARDRHQGEVQNRSRDRSGGRRHDGNSLAASPAPMEGPAAALVLRGSGSASDAPARALELVVVRGCSPTRPTSPRSSRRRSQDERTLPVSPPLSPTTVLPPSPVSKHAEAAASRLASPAPSQAMLELCAPASLVLPLRSPSRPSGFQSSPRRPSLALAPCSARLLLLEAMLQPALVMPWSLSLCSVRGAFLLCPTPSLLGLLRFLGRLLLE; encoded by the coding sequence ATGCGAGCGCCCTCGCTCCTCCCTGCTGCGCCTGCGCTCGCGCCGCCGGCGGTGGCCGCGCCCTGCTCCGACCTCACCTTCGCGTCGTGGTTCATGCCCCTCCCACCTCCCCCTGTCGGCGGCCCCGGTGGCGCCTCTGCCTTTGCCCGTCCCACGCTGCAAGGAAGCCCCCGACACTTTGCACCGCCGGATCCAGATTCAACACTGGCAGGGCATGGCGGATCTGGAGCCGCCGCCTCCGAGGAGTTCGTGCCCGACTCGCAGCCAGGCGCGTCGGCTCCGGGTCTGGCCCTAGCTGGGTCAGGgcatggcgccgccgccgcctcatccCCGCGCATTGAAGTGCGGGCGGGCGCTGGCATTAACTGTGGAGTTGCGGGGCAGCTCGCTTCCTCCTTCCTCTCTGCTTCTGGCGTTCCTTCAATGACGGGCGCGGGGCGCGAGGCGGAGGTGACCGGCGGCTGGCACATCGTCACATCGCGTAATGGCCCGCGCCGCCCGGCTTTGGCCGCTCCTGCATTCAAGCCGGTGCCCATCCCTCGCTGGCTTCAGGGGCGCTGCTGTCGGTGCCTCCACCGCGGGCACAGGGCTGAGAGTTGCCGTGACCCGATCCGCTGCTCCCGTTGTCTACAAAATGGGCACAAATCGCGCGGCTGCAAGAACAACTGGAAGCCTCTGAGCTCTCTCGACAGTCTCCATGTGCCCCCACCACCGCTGCCTCGCCCCTCTGCTTCTCTTGCAAACCGTGTGGCTCCGCCCCGTCTGGGCCGGGGCTGGGAGACCTCTGCTCAGCGCCCCCTGCTGCAGTCCAACGCAACGGCTGCCGTGATGCAGCGCATGGGCGACACCCCGCTAAGGCCAGAGGAGGACTTCGTCGTCGTTCCGGCGACACCTGAGATGCAGGCGGAGGCAGCCATCCTCGCCTCCAACTGTGCTATGGCCTGGCTGGAGGGGGCCAGGCAGGACATCCCCTGCCACCAGGTGGCtgccgagctcgcgacggccctggGCACGAGACCGGCCGACGTCGAAGTTGTCAAGCACTACCCCGAGCAATTTTTGGTGCGCTTCATGCATCAACACCACTGCGCCGACGCCGTGTCTCGTGGTGATCTTCGTGGCAATGGCCACCGCATCTTCGTGCGTGAGTGGAGGCTCAAGGCTCATGCAGACAACGAAGACCAACTCCATCATGTCCGTCTCTGCTTGGAAGGCGTCCCGCTGCACGGCTGGAACCACTACATGGCCACCTTCCTCATCGGCCGAGGTTGCTCCCTCGACTACATCGAGCCTCGATCGCTCCGCAAAGAGGACACAAGGGACATGGCGCTTTGGGCTTGGACGTCCAACCCCAGTGCCATCCCCAAGGTCAAATGGCTCACTCTCCCGGCCCGTGGTCACCGCCGCAGCGGACGCCGAGGTCTCCGTCACCGCGTGCTCATCCACCTCGACCTCCACGAGGACCACTCCAAGGCCGGGGACGACGACGAcaacccgccgccaccggacgtccACGAGTTCACTTGGTACAGGAAGAAGGTGGACGGCACGTACACGCCAAGGGAGCGCGGGCCTACCCAGGGATGTGCAGAACACCGCGGTGGCAGGCGTGAAGACGAGGGCGACCGTGACGGCAGGCGTGGCCGTGACGATGGTCGCGCACGGGAAGGCTGGGGTGCCAGGGTCCGGCGCTCGCTCTCCCGAAACGCTCGGGACCGGCATCAAGGGGAGGTCCAGAACCGTTCAAGGGACCGCTCCGGTGGCCGCCGGCACGATGGCAACAGCCTGGCTGCTTCGCCCGCACCTATGGAGGGACCTGCTGCTGCTCTGGTTCTTAGGGGCTCGGGCTCGGCCAGTGATGCGCCTGCTCGCGCCCTCGAGCTGGTGGTCGTCCGTGGGTGCAGCCCGACGCGTCCGACATCGCCACGCTCCTCCAGGCGCCGCTCGCAAGATGAAAGGACCCTCCCGGTGTCCCCTCCGCTCTCTCCGACAACCGTTCTGCCGCCAAGCCCAGTCTCCAAACACGCTGAGGCCGCGGCTTCCCGTCTTGCGAGCCCTGCGCCCAGCCAGGCTATGTTGGAGCTCTGCGCGCCCGCTTCGCTCGTGCTGCCTCTGCGGTCACCCTCTAGGCCGTCGGGGTTTCAGTCATCCCCACGCCGCCCCTCACTAGCTCTGGCGCCCTGCAGCGCACGCCTTCTCCTGCTCGAGGCCATGCTGCAACCAGCTCTGGTGATGCCATGGAGCCTATCTTTGTGCAGCGTCAGGGGGGCATTCTTGCTATGCCCGACTCCCTCCCTCCTAGGCCTCCTACGGTTCCTCGGAAGACTATTGCTGGAGTAA